One genomic window of Sodaliphilus pleomorphus includes the following:
- a CDS encoding M18 family aminopeptidase: MNDQIKSLLTFLDNSPCNFWAVDTIKNILDSNKFVEKQLTEKLTFAPGDKFYVTKNDSAVFAFSVGKRPIAETGFKIITAHSDSPGFRIKPHPEMLSDGGIVKLNTEVYGGPILYTWFDRPLSIAGRVIVKGDDALHPHTRLVKFDRPLLIISHLAIHFNRAVNEGNPLSKQKDMLPIIAKVNDALEAHNMLLNLVSEQLHIVPENILDFDLLLYDTEKACTFGLNDEFLSAGRLDDLSMAHAAIEAITDVADGDATCVAAIFDNEETGSGTKQGAGSPVLANVLQRMVELQGGDFDAFCRAVSRSFMISADNAHAFHPNYGEKYDPTNHPALGGGPCIKINSNCKYMTDAHSASIFKSLCLDAGVPYQYFVNHSDVAGGSTLGNILTGQIDIEGVDVGNPLLAMHSVRETGSVDDHLNMIKVFKKFFA, encoded by the coding sequence ATGAATGATCAAATTAAATCCTTACTCACGTTTCTCGACAACAGCCCCTGCAACTTTTGGGCAGTTGATACGATCAAAAACATATTGGACAGCAACAAATTTGTTGAGAAGCAATTGACCGAAAAGCTCACCTTTGCCCCAGGCGACAAGTTCTATGTCACTAAAAACGACAGTGCTGTTTTTGCCTTCTCGGTTGGCAAGAGACCGATTGCCGAAACTGGATTTAAAATCATCACTGCCCACAGCGACTCTCCTGGGTTCAGAATCAAGCCTCACCCCGAGATGCTGAGCGACGGTGGCATCGTGAAACTTAACACCGAGGTCTATGGAGGCCCCATCCTTTATACATGGTTTGACCGTCCCTTGTCGATAGCCGGGCGTGTCATCGTGAAAGGCGACGACGCATTGCATCCGCACACAAGGCTTGTGAAGTTTGACCGGCCTCTGCTCATCATTTCGCATTTGGCCATCCACTTCAATCGTGCGGTTAACGAGGGTAATCCTCTGTCGAAACAGAAAGACATGCTCCCCATCATCGCCAAGGTGAATGACGCACTTGAGGCCCACAACATGTTGCTCAATCTGGTTTCTGAGCAACTTCACATAGTGCCCGAAAATATTCTCGATTTTGACTTGCTGCTTTACGATACCGAGAAGGCGTGCACTTTTGGACTGAACGATGAGTTCCTGTCGGCCGGACGCCTCGACGACCTGAGCATGGCTCATGCAGCTATCGAGGCAATTACCGATGTTGCCGATGGCGATGCAACTTGTGTGGCTGCAATATTTGATAACGAGGAGACTGGTAGTGGCACCAAGCAGGGAGCCGGCTCTCCTGTGCTCGCCAATGTGCTTCAGCGCATGGTTGAGTTGCAAGGCGGTGACTTTGATGCCTTCTGTCGAGCAGTCAGCCGCTCGTTTATGATTTCGGCCGACAATGCTCACGCCTTCCATCCCAACTATGGCGAAAAGTATGACCCCACCAATCATCCTGCATTGGGAGGCGGTCCCTGCATCAAGATTAATTCAAATTGCAAATACATGACCGACGCCCATTCGGCTTCAATTTTCAAGAGCCTTTGCCTCGACGCAGGTGTCCCGTATCAATACTTTGTCAACCACAGCGATGTGGCCGGAGGCTCAACACTGGGCAATATCCTCACCGGGCAAATTGACATCGAGGGCGTAGATGTGGGCAACCCGTTGCTTGCTATGCACTCGGTGCGTGAGACTGGCTCGGTCGACGATCACTTGAACATGATAAAGGTGTTTAAGAAATTTTTTGCATAA
- a CDS encoding DUF5063 domain-containing protein: MQDEKIKLSPNSLAFIALTNEYCHALEEAADCDRDQFMAQMLKLLPRIYIAASDLERDVSYSEYEILPSLEEDSYNQVRDLVSQLMADEDVYLEVFVEDMKYSDMPIATSISENLSDLYQEFFNFIASVKEADTDVQLELIGQCKANFRNYWGQTLCNVMRALNTAYYNPANQEDY; encoded by the coding sequence ATGCAGGACGAAAAGATAAAACTGTCACCCAACAGCTTGGCATTTATTGCATTGACCAACGAATACTGCCATGCGCTTGAAGAAGCTGCCGATTGCGACCGCGACCAGTTCATGGCCCAAATGCTTAAATTGCTCCCGCGCATCTACATTGCGGCAAGCGACCTGGAGCGCGACGTCTCCTATAGTGAATATGAAATCTTGCCGTCGCTCGAAGAAGATAGCTACAACCAGGTGAGAGACCTGGTGAGCCAGTTGATGGCCGACGAGGATGTTTACCTTGAAGTGTTTGTCGAGGACATGAAATACAGCGACATGCCCATTGCCACGTCGATAAGCGAAAACTTGAGCGACCTGTACCAGGAATTCTTCAACTTCATCGCCAGTGTGAAGGAGGCCGACACCGATGTGCAACTTGAGCTCATAGGACAGTGCAAGGCCAACTTCCGCAATTATTGGGGCCAAACGTTGTGCAATGTCATGAGGGCATTGAACACGGCTTACTATAATCCTGCCAATCAAGAAGACTATTGA
- the nadD gene encoding nicotinate (nicotinamide) nucleotide adenylyltransferase, producing MKIGIFGGTFNPIHVGHAIIANYVIHHCGIDKLWLMVSPLNPFKVQQGEVNDEHRLRMASMVSSKLENVETSAFEFTLPRPSYTVDTLNALSQKFPDDEFYLIIGADNWEVFDRWCGHEELLEKYHVMIYPREGYNIEIPAKYKHHATAIGAPVVEVSSTVIRDELKQLNNMCFYLPDDVYRYILNHKLYLE from the coding sequence ATGAAAATTGGCATTTTTGGAGGCACATTCAACCCCATACACGTGGGGCATGCAATCATTGCTAACTATGTCATTCACCACTGTGGAATCGACAAGTTGTGGCTCATGGTATCGCCCTTGAACCCTTTCAAGGTGCAGCAAGGCGAAGTGAACGACGAGCACAGGCTTCGCATGGCATCCATGGTGAGCAGCAAGCTGGAAAACGTCGAGACCTCGGCTTTCGAGTTCACGCTGCCGCGCCCTTCCTATACGGTCGACACGTTGAATGCCTTGAGCCAGAAGTTTCCCGACGATGAGTTCTATCTGATTATAGGTGCCGACAATTGGGAGGTCTTCGACCGGTGGTGCGGCCACGAGGAGCTACTCGAGAAATATCACGTGATGATATATCCCCGTGAAGGTTACAACATTGAGATTCCGGCCAAGTACAAGCATCACGCAACAGCAATTGGCGCCCCTGTTGTCGAGGTGAGTTCGACCGTGATACGCGATGAGCTTAAGCAACTCAACAACATGTGCTTCTACTTGCCCGACGATGTGTATAGGTATATTTTGAATCATAAACTTTATTTGGAATAG
- the gmk gene encoding guanylate kinase: MATGKLIVISAPSGSGKSSIIKEVIKDKQLHLEFSISATTRPPRAGELNGRDYYFMSVDDFKKKISNHEFAEYQEVYPGRFYGTLKSEIQRIMADGDNVILDVDVQGGVNVKNMYGDRAVSIFIKAPSVEVLRQRLHGRGTDSDEEIEKRVSKAEYELTFAHKFDHIVVNDSLPDAIGNVRRVIQDFIA; the protein is encoded by the coding sequence ATGGCTACTGGAAAATTAATTGTCATTTCGGCCCCTTCAGGGTCGGGGAAGTCTTCGATAATCAAAGAAGTGATCAAGGACAAGCAATTGCACCTTGAGTTTTCTATCTCGGCCACCACACGCCCTCCCCGTGCCGGTGAACTCAATGGTAGAGACTATTATTTTATGAGCGTCGATGATTTTAAAAAGAAAATCAGCAACCATGAGTTTGCCGAATACCAGGAGGTGTATCCTGGCCGTTTCTATGGCACACTTAAAAGTGAGATCCAGCGCATCATGGCCGATGGCGACAATGTGATTCTCGACGTTGACGTGCAGGGCGGGGTGAACGTGAAGAATATGTACGGAGACCGGGCTGTCTCCATCTTTATCAAGGCCCCAAGTGTTGAGGTGTTGCGCCAGCGACTGCACGGCCGTGGCACCGATAGCGACGAGGAGATCGAGAAGCGCGTGAGCAAGGCCGAGTATGAACTCACTTTTGCTCACAAGTTTGATCACATCGTTGTCAACGACAGCCTGCCCGATGCCATAGGCAATGTGCGTCGTGTCATTCAGGACTTCATCGCCTGA
- a CDS encoding YicC/YloC family endoribonuclease, giving the protein MILSMTGFGKAVKVFNNKKITAEVKSLNSKQLDLSIRLPQAYREIELDLRNIIAKSLHRGKVDLFVYCEPIDGAVAASLNIDALKQYKVQLQAMSQQLDIPEPDDWYGTLLRLPDALKSDLNTSEIDDDEKNVVVEVVKNAISGLNAFRLQEGKRLCGFFEEKIDAIQHLLDSVSPYEQSRVEKIKARILDSLQKLDGVEYDKNRFEQELIFYIEKLDITEEKLRLQNHLTYFLDTLHNGEAQGKKLGFISQEMGREINTMGSKANQAELQKLVVGMKDQLEQIKEQVLNVL; this is encoded by the coding sequence ATGATTTTATCAATGACAGGATTTGGCAAGGCTGTCAAGGTTTTTAATAATAAGAAAATCACTGCCGAGGTCAAATCGCTCAATAGCAAACAACTTGATTTGTCGATACGTCTTCCCCAAGCATATCGTGAAATTGAACTTGACTTGCGCAACATCATTGCCAAGTCGTTGCACCGTGGCAAGGTCGACTTGTTCGTCTATTGCGAACCCATCGACGGGGCAGTCGCTGCAAGTCTCAATATTGATGCCCTCAAGCAATACAAGGTGCAGCTGCAAGCCATGTCGCAGCAACTCGACATTCCTGAGCCCGACGACTGGTATGGCACCCTGCTTCGCTTGCCCGATGCTCTTAAAAGCGACCTAAACACCAGTGAGATCGACGACGACGAGAAAAATGTTGTTGTAGAAGTTGTAAAAAATGCAATCAGCGGTCTTAACGCTTTCCGCTTGCAGGAAGGCAAGCGCTTGTGTGGCTTTTTTGAAGAAAAAATCGATGCCATTCAGCACCTTCTCGACAGCGTCTCGCCCTACGAGCAGTCGCGTGTTGAAAAAATCAAAGCACGCATCCTCGACTCGTTGCAGAAGCTCGACGGGGTGGAATATGACAAAAACCGCTTTGAGCAGGAGCTGATATTCTATATTGAAAAGCTCGACATTACCGAAGAAAAATTGCGCCTCCAGAATCATCTCACTTATTTTCTCGACACCTTGCACAATGGCGAGGCCCAGGGCAAGAAACTGGGCTTCATAAGCCAGGAAATGGGACGAGAAATAAACACGATGGGCTCAAAGGCCAACCAGGCCGAGCTCCAAAAGCTCGTGGTGGGCATGAAGGACCAATTGGAACAAATCAAGGAGCAGGTACTGAACGTATTATAG
- the tsaB gene encoding tRNA (adenosine(37)-N6)-threonylcarbamoyltransferase complex dimerization subunit type 1 TsaB, with product MANILNIETSTSVCSVALTSEGQVLEHYENYDGKTHATLLSLYIQRSLKYARSRNMQLDAVAVSIGPGSYTGLRIGLSEAKGLAFGFNIPLIGVNTLQLLTVTTMFNHFIDDDNALYVPMIDARRMEVYTGVYNNALEPVVEPEAKIIDEGAFGDLLASHHMVFFGNGSDKAANVIKSPNAEFIPGIKPEALHMLALSEKAYREHDFIDVAYSTPLYIKEFQATKRKKKVL from the coding sequence ATGGCAAACATATTGAATATTGAGACGTCAACAAGTGTGTGTTCGGTAGCATTAACCAGTGAGGGTCAGGTGCTTGAGCATTACGAGAATTACGATGGCAAAACTCACGCCACACTGCTGAGCCTGTACATACAACGGAGCCTCAAGTATGCCCGCTCTCGCAACATGCAACTCGACGCAGTGGCCGTAAGCATCGGTCCCGGGTCCTACACGGGCTTGCGCATTGGACTTTCAGAAGCCAAGGGGCTGGCATTCGGCTTCAACATTCCCCTCATCGGTGTCAACACCTTGCAATTGCTCACTGTCACTACAATGTTTAATCATTTTATCGACGATGACAATGCGCTCTATGTGCCCATGATCGATGCCCGCCGCATGGAGGTGTACACTGGAGTCTACAACAACGCCCTCGAGCCAGTCGTTGAACCCGAGGCCAAAATCATCGACGAGGGCGCCTTTGGCGACTTGCTTGCCAGCCACCACATGGTTTTCTTTGGCAATGGCTCCGACAAGGCGGCCAACGTGATCAAGAGCCCCAACGCCGAGTTCATCCCAGGTATAAAACCCGAGGCATTGCACATGCTGGCACTTTCAGAGAAAGCCTACCGCGAGCATGACTTTATCGACGTGGCCTACTCCACCCCACTTTACATCAAGGAGTTCCAGGCAACCAAGAGAAAGAAAAAAGTGCTGTGA
- a CDS encoding DUF4290 domain-containing protein, whose protein sequence is MYNYNTQLKKLALPEYGRNIQQMVDYCCTIPDKDERTRCAYTIIKTMGNIFPQLRDEADYKHKLWDHLAIMSDFKLDIDYPYEIVKEENLETKPEPVKYKLEHIKMRHYGKIIERMIERACEYPEGKEKDALIMLIANHMKKVIYLINKEDVEDAKIFKDLAFYSHGKINLDPATHSLHQFKEATAATAPKNASNKKKKKK, encoded by the coding sequence ATGTACAACTACAATACTCAATTAAAAAAACTTGCGCTTCCTGAATACGGCCGCAACATTCAGCAGATGGTGGACTATTGCTGCACGATTCCCGACAAGGATGAACGCACGCGATGTGCCTACACAATCATCAAGACGATGGGCAACATCTTTCCGCAACTGCGCGACGAGGCCGATTACAAGCACAAACTGTGGGATCACTTGGCCATTATGAGCGACTTCAAGCTTGACATCGATTACCCTTATGAGATTGTCAAGGAAGAAAACTTGGAGACCAAACCCGAACCTGTGAAATACAAGCTCGAGCACATCAAGATGCGCCACTACGGCAAAATCATAGAGCGCATGATCGAGCGTGCGTGTGAATATCCCGAGGGCAAAGAGAAAGATGCGCTCATCATGCTCATAGCCAATCACATGAAAAAGGTGATCTACCTCATCAACAAAGAAGATGTTGAAGACGCCAAGATTTTCAAGGACCTCGCATTCTACTCGCATGGCAAGATCAATTTAGATCCGGCCACACACTCGCTGCATCAATTCAAAGAGGCTACGGCAGCAACAGCTCCCAAAAATGCATCCAACAAGAAGAAGAAAAAGAAATGA
- the rimM gene encoding ribosome maturation factor RimM (Essential for efficient processing of 16S rRNA) encodes MITRDELVEIGRYNKAHGVNGEISATVDCDAEMLTRFTCCVSDIDGIYVPFFIDQARPKSANAVLLTIDGINNEHDASILVNKYIYVLKREYSELARDAHTDSYPIDYFIGFNIYRDDRELGTITDIEDSTANVLFKITASDGSHQYFLPAVEEFIVDIDIDKKKLYMDFPEELMHL; translated from the coding sequence ATGATCACGCGCGACGAACTTGTTGAAATAGGGCGTTACAACAAAGCACACGGCGTGAACGGCGAGATTTCGGCAACGGTTGACTGCGATGCCGAGATGCTCACCCGTTTCACATGCTGCGTGAGTGATATCGACGGCATCTATGTGCCGTTTTTCATCGACCAGGCCAGGCCCAAGTCGGCCAATGCAGTGTTGTTGACCATCGACGGGATCAACAATGAGCACGATGCCTCTATCTTGGTCAACAAGTACATCTATGTGCTCAAGCGAGAATACAGCGAGCTCGCGCGCGATGCACACACCGACAGCTACCCTATCGATTATTTCATAGGATTCAACATTTATCGCGACGACAGGGAATTGGGTACCATTACCGATATCGAAGACTCGACTGCCAACGTACTTTTTAAGATTACTGCCAGCGATGGCTCGCATCAATATTTCCTGCCTGCAGTCGAAGAGTTCATCGTAGATATCGACATAGATAAAAAGAAACTCTACATGGACTTCCCCGAAGAGTTGATGCACCTTTGA
- a CDS encoding OmpA family protein yields the protein MKKITSILRLLLLVTTLACYLQGNAKKIDIYELSLDQNLATPEIKNKLKDAVQDFQYKQAVELIKQNYEVELTRDNEVIIVTIPAERLFASNDTVLAATGPAALKPMLRYLKNPGFYKLLLVMHSDDTGSKAYTVRLTRSRVNAVYDWFDANGDVDYIVPYALGSNDPLNANDSMEKRRKNRRLEIYIVPNDVMLEQAKRGAININIIKKK from the coding sequence ATGAAAAAAATCACTTCCATACTTAGACTCCTATTGCTTGTGACCACACTTGCATGCTATCTCCAAGGCAATGCCAAGAAGATAGACATCTATGAACTCTCGCTTGACCAAAACCTGGCCACACCCGAAATAAAGAACAAGCTGAAAGACGCTGTTCAGGATTTCCAGTACAAACAAGCTGTAGAGCTCATCAAGCAAAACTATGAAGTTGAACTCACGCGCGACAATGAGGTCATCATTGTCACCATACCGGCCGAACGGCTTTTTGCCTCCAACGACACTGTCCTCGCTGCAACCGGGCCTGCGGCGCTCAAGCCCATGCTCCGTTACCTGAAGAATCCCGGATTCTACAAGCTACTGCTTGTGATGCACAGCGACGACACGGGCTCTAAGGCCTATACCGTGAGGCTAACACGGTCGAGGGTCAATGCCGTTTACGACTGGTTTGACGCCAATGGCGACGTCGACTATATCGTACCCTACGCCCTGGGAAGCAACGACCCGCTCAATGCCAACGACTCGATGGAGAAAAGACGCAAAAACAGGCGGCTGGAGATTTACATCGTGCCCAATGATGTGATGCTCGAACAGGCGAAACGAGGAGCAATCAATATCAATATCATCAAAAAGAAATAA
- the proS gene encoding proline--tRNA ligase, with protein sequence MAKELKDLTKRADNYSQWYNELVVKADLAEQSAVRGCMVIKPYGYAIWEKMQRRLDDMFKETGVQNAYFPLLIPKSFLSKEADHVKGFAKECAVVTHYRLKTDPEGKGVIVDPEAKLEEELIIRPTSETIIWNTFRNWIKSYRDLPLLINQWCNVFRWEMRTRLFLRTAEFLWQEGHTAHATAQEAQAKAEEMLNIYADFAEKCMAIPVVKGVKTANERFAGALETYTIEAMMQDGKALQSGTSHFLGQNFAKAFDVKFIDKNNKLDYVWATSWGVSTRLMGALIMTHSDDNGLVLPPALAPIQVVIVPIYKSSEQLATIDAKVAPIVENLKKRGISVKYDNADNKRPGFKFADYELKGVPVRLVLGPKDIENGTIEVMRRDTLEKQSVAFDGIEDYVAHLLDEIQANIYDKALKLRESKTYKVDTWEDFQAQIEKGGFILAPWDGTTETELKIKELTKATIRCIPMGCEDEEGKDMLTGKPSHRRVIFARNY encoded by the coding sequence ATGGCTAAAGAATTAAAAGATCTCACAAAGAGAGCCGACAACTACTCTCAATGGTACAACGAATTGGTTGTGAAAGCCGACTTGGCCGAGCAATCGGCCGTAAGAGGCTGCATGGTCATCAAGCCATATGGGTATGCCATATGGGAAAAAATGCAACGCAGGCTTGACGACATGTTTAAAGAGACTGGCGTGCAGAATGCCTATTTCCCGCTTCTCATTCCCAAGTCGTTTTTGAGCAAAGAGGCCGACCACGTGAAGGGCTTTGCCAAGGAATGTGCAGTGGTTACACACTATCGCCTGAAAACCGATCCCGAGGGTAAGGGTGTGATTGTGGACCCCGAAGCAAAGCTTGAAGAAGAGCTCATCATTCGCCCCACGAGCGAAACCATCATCTGGAACACCTTCCGCAACTGGATAAAGTCTTACCGCGACCTGCCCCTGTTGATCAACCAGTGGTGCAACGTCTTCCGCTGGGAAATGCGCACACGCTTGTTCCTGCGCACAGCCGAGTTCTTGTGGCAAGAGGGGCACACAGCTCATGCCACTGCCCAGGAGGCACAGGCCAAGGCCGAAGAGATGCTCAACATCTACGCCGACTTTGCCGAGAAATGCATGGCCATACCTGTGGTGAAGGGCGTGAAGACAGCCAACGAGCGATTTGCCGGCGCGCTTGAGACCTACACCATCGAGGCCATGATGCAGGATGGCAAGGCACTGCAGAGCGGCACATCGCACTTCCTGGGGCAGAACTTTGCCAAAGCATTTGATGTGAAATTCATCGACAAGAACAATAAGCTCGACTATGTGTGGGCTACATCGTGGGGCGTGTCAACGCGTCTCATGGGAGCACTCATCATGACGCATAGCGACGACAATGGTCTTGTGTTGCCTCCGGCACTGGCGCCAATACAGGTGGTGATCGTGCCCATCTACAAGAGCTCGGAGCAACTTGCCACTATCGATGCCAAGGTCGCTCCAATTGTTGAGAACCTCAAGAAGCGCGGCATATCGGTGAAATATGACAACGCCGACAACAAGCGCCCTGGCTTCAAGTTTGCCGACTACGAGCTTAAGGGCGTGCCGGTGCGTCTCGTGCTTGGCCCTAAGGACATTGAAAACGGCACTATCGAGGTGATGCGACGCGACACGCTTGAAAAACAGAGCGTCGCCTTCGACGGAATCGAAGACTATGTCGCCCATTTGCTCGATGAAATACAAGCCAACATTTATGACAAAGCGTTGAAGCTGCGCGAGTCGAAAACCTATAAGGTTGACACGTGGGAGGATTTCCAGGCTCAAATCGAGAAGGGCGGATTCATACTTGCACCATGGGACGGTACGACCGAGACCGAGCTCAAAATCAAGGAACTCACCAAGGCTACAATCAGGTGCATTCCAATGGGCTGCGAGGACGAAGAAGGCAAAGACATGCTCACGGGGAAACCCAGTCACCGCCGCGTGATATTCGCCCGCAACTATTGA
- a CDS encoding MFS transporter, with protein MTEVIQKTLRDSAALRWTALLLLALAMFCAYIFMDILSPIKDLMAQAYPVGRGWDSTAFGTMQGSETFLNVFVFFLIFAGIILDKMGVRFTAVLSGAVMLAGALIKYYAISTAFHGSGIEVWFTNHLNHIPVFEQLGVSPFYEGMPASAKVAACGFMIFGCGAEMGGITVSRGIVKWFKGREMALAMGSEMALARLGVATCMIFSPFFAKLGGHIDVSRSVAFGVVLLCIALIMFIVYFFMDKKLDAQTGEAEEKDDPFKVSDIGQILKSSGFWLVSLLCVLYYSAIFPFQKYAVNMLQCNLTFEPVPEGSFWASTSVTIIQYVIMLIVAATAFMFNFIKNKPAKYATMALSILFLVGYCYMGYMRQSAESIFAVFPLLAVGITPILGNYVDHKGKAASMLVLGSLLLIACHLTFAFILPLFKGNDLGGVVVAYVTILVLGSSFSLVPASLWPSVPKLVDAKIIGSAYALIFWIQNIGLWLFPLLIGKVLDATNPGVTDPTRLNYTAPLLMLAGLGVAALVIGLILKVVDKKKGLGLEEPNIKA; from the coding sequence ATGACAGAAGTAATTCAAAAAACATTGCGTGACTCGGCCGCCTTGCGTTGGACGGCTTTGTTGCTATTGGCACTTGCCATGTTTTGTGCCTACATTTTTATGGACATCTTGTCCCCCATCAAGGATTTAATGGCACAGGCCTATCCCGTAGGCCGCGGATGGGACTCAACAGCGTTTGGCACAATGCAGGGTTCAGAGACCTTCCTCAATGTATTTGTGTTCTTCCTTATCTTTGCCGGCATCATTCTCGACAAGATGGGTGTGCGATTCACTGCAGTGCTCTCGGGCGCTGTAATGCTCGCAGGAGCACTCATCAAGTACTATGCCATAAGCACGGCTTTCCACGGGAGTGGAATTGAAGTGTGGTTTACCAATCACCTCAACCACATTCCTGTGTTTGAGCAGCTGGGGGTGTCTCCTTTCTACGAGGGCATGCCGGCCTCGGCCAAGGTTGCAGCATGCGGATTCATGATTTTCGGCTGCGGTGCCGAGATGGGAGGTATCACGGTGAGCCGCGGTATTGTGAAGTGGTTTAAGGGGCGCGAGATGGCTCTTGCCATGGGATCGGAGATGGCTCTTGCCCGCCTGGGTGTAGCCACCTGCATGATTTTCTCTCCGTTCTTTGCAAAGCTGGGCGGACACATCGACGTGTCGCGCTCGGTGGCCTTTGGCGTGGTGCTGCTGTGCATTGCGCTCATCATGTTTATCGTCTACTTCTTTATGGACAAGAAGCTGGACGCGCAAACCGGCGAGGCCGAAGAGAAAGACGACCCGTTCAAGGTGAGCGACATCGGTCAAATTCTCAAGTCGAGCGGATTCTGGCTCGTGTCGCTGCTGTGTGTGCTCTACTACTCGGCAATCTTCCCGTTCCAGAAATATGCTGTCAACATGCTGCAATGCAATCTCACCTTCGAGCCAGTGCCCGAGGGCTCGTTCTGGGCTTCGACGAGTGTCACTATCATCCAATACGTGATTATGCTCATCGTGGCAGCTACTGCATTCATGTTCAACTTCATAAAGAACAAGCCTGCCAAATATGCTACAATGGCATTGTCGATTCTCTTCCTCGTGGGCTATTGCTATATGGGGTACATGCGTCAAAGCGCCGAGTCGATCTTTGCCGTATTCCCGCTTCTTGCCGTGGGCATCACTCCCATCCTGGGCAACTATGTCGACCACAAGGGCAAGGCGGCCTCAATGCTTGTGTTGGGCTCGTTGCTGCTCATCGCCTGCCACCTCACATTTGCCTTCATCCTGCCCTTGTTTAAGGGCAACGACTTGGGTGGCGTGGTTGTCGCCTATGTCACTATACTTGTGCTGGGCTCATCGTTCTCTCTCGTTCCAGCATCGCTGTGGCCAAGCGTGCCAAAACTTGTCGATGCCAAGATTATCGGTTCGGCCTATGCATTGATATTCTGGATTCAGAACATTGGATTGTGGCTCTTCCCACTACTCATAGGCAAGGTGCTTGACGCGACCAATCCTGGTGTTACCGATCCCACACGGCTCAACTACACTGCCCCGTTGCTCATGCTGGCCGGGCTGGGTGTCGCAGCTCTCGTAATCGGTCTTATCCTTAAGGTAGTCGACAAGAAGAAAGGCTTGGGTCTTGAGGAACCTAACATCAAGGCTTAA